The following nucleotide sequence is from Solanum dulcamara chromosome 7, daSolDulc1.2, whole genome shotgun sequence.
CAGaatttacaaaagaaaaatagaggTTTGAAACTCATGATCTAAAATAAATAGctataaatcataatattcattttgggactgacaaaaaaaaaagaaacaataacATAAATTAGATTAAAAGGAGTAATATTTACCTACCAACAACATATGTATCTGATTTACCTCCAAACAACATGTATCAAATTGTCACTTGACTAATAGTTATCATCATCACTTTTTTTGGTTgaagtaaaattgaaatgaaaaaaaaaattgtgacaaTTGAGGGACCATAttagaaatcaactcaaatttaAGCAGATGAAAAGAATCACCTGACCTTTTTTTGCCTTAGCAATTTGAACCTTGATTTCCTATGTTATTTGTTCTTTGAGTATAATTCAGTTGAATCTGAACATTGATAAGCTCATTTTGCAGTTTAATGAACATGATGATGAATGTAAAGGAAAAAAGCATGAAGGAGAAGCAGGGGAAGTGAAGTCAAAGATGATAGTGAAAAGGGAAAAAGGGAAGAATTCAAAAGAGAATTTAGAGGTTAAACAAACTGATTTTATTCATGTTAGGGCACGTCGTGGCCAAGCTACTGATAGCCACAGCTTAGCAGAGAGAGTAAGTCTCTTACTactattatttctatatttttacaTCATCAATGTAACTTAAGTTGTTGTAGATTACGAGTTCGAGCCGTGAAATCAGTTACTGGTACTTCCTTAGAATAGTCTGCTTATGTTACACTCTTTTGAGGTGCAATTCTTCCACGAATCTTGAGTGAACTTGAAATGCTTCATCCATCAAGCTGCCcttttttagtgtgtgttaggtTGTTGTAGTTGTGGCTACCTATggatttatgttttaaattgttatAGAAGGAACCTTGAAACAACGGTCAGCGGTAAAATTATCTCCTTGTGAGTCAATTGGTTCAAGCCGTGAAATCAGCTGCTGATATTTGTGTTAGAATAGACTCCCTACATTACAACGCTTTGGTGTGTTACCCCACCCCGAAGTCTAGGTGAACGTCAGATGCTTCATCCACCGAGCTAACCTATTGTAGTGATGGCtatcaatgaaatttatatcgTATCGCCTACCTTTAGGATCGTGTGACCTAAATAATACGGGTTCAAACTATGAAAATCAACTTCTGATGCTTGCGTCAGAGTAGGTTACCAATATTATATCACTCTGTGCGTGAGGCCTTTCCCCAAACCCTCAATGAACGTGAGATATTTCGTGCATCGAACTGCCCTTTTTATACGCCTACCCTAGCTAATTCGGAATGCAACATGTTGATTTATTGATTTATCAATCAATTTTTGCAGGCAAGAAGGGAGAAAATAAGCAAGAAGATGAAATGTTTACAAGATTTAGTTCCAGGTTGTAACAAAGTGATAGGTAAAGCAGGGATGCTTGATGAAATCATCAATTATGTTCAATCTCTTCAGAAACAAGTGGAGTTCCTTTCCATCAAACTTGCTACTTCAAATTTGAACACAGATAATTTTTTTGCCAAGGAGTTGTTTCCTAATCCATCATGTTTACAAAACAACCTTGtacaacaacaagaagaagGAAACAGTATTGGTGTTACACAAATGTTGccacaaagaagagaaaattgtttGATGTCTTTCCCAGAAGCTTTTCTTGATTCTTCAAATGTTCTGGTAATTTCTTTGATCCTTTTCTCTGTGTTTGAAACATAACATAAGTTTGTTGAAGGAAATGTCCCACGTCGGATCAGGACAAATATCAGGACTCCTTATTGACTTAGACAATCATTTTTCCTTTGAGATAGCTTTTGGGGTTCTATTAGGCCGAAGATTCATTATTTTTAGGTGATATCAGAATCAAATCCATTGAATTGATGTGTGTGTAGGAGGGGGGAGGGGGTGTGTGAATATACACCCAGTCCATGATTATGCATGCTCTAGTCCAGTAAGTGTATGGGCGTGTTGAAAGAAATGTCTCACATTGGACTAGGGTGAGATCTCGGGACCCCCTTTATTGCTTGAGCAATCTTCCTATTTTTTAGCTAGCTTATGGGgctaagttaaaattaaaattcatttttttatagTGTTGTTTCTCAGATGAGATAGTCGCACACAATTTGACATGATTTCAGATACAGCCAACTAAAAAGCGAAAAATATTTCCACATGTTTGGCCTAATGAAAAATCAGGCCAGCACATAAGGGTGACGTGTGAAGACAcaatataattaagtaattaaaaGTGTTTTCTGTTTTaaattttagcttaaaattttCTCTAAGATTTGCCATATTTTCTTGTGTAtctaaaatgaaattaattCATTTTGCAGGCATTACAGCAGCTACCAAATTTTGAAACTGATCTACAATGCCATTTTGGCGTACGGTTTCCGTAGTAAAAGAaaccaaattatttattttaaggtTTGTTTGGTTTGATTAGTTAAATTGATGtgagaattcaaaaaaaaaatccatattTTTTATGACATTATTTTGTTTATGATTTTTCAGGTGCAGGAATGGAAAATTGCAATTGTAGTAGATTTAGTTGCCCTGTCCACAATATTTTTGAAGTGAGCAATTAAAGTACAAATTTTCTTCATATATTCTATTACATTTATTGGGCATATAAGAATATGTTTACATGTATAGCCAATGTTGGAACAGTTTATTTGGATGTAATAACAAATTGATTTTGTTATCTTCTTTAAAGTCTTCCTCCTTGTTTATGTTGATTTAAAATGCTTTGATAAAAATATACTATCAAGTTGATTAAGAATGAGAATGTACAACTAATTAAGGATGAGGACATATAACACCATCATCTTAGGGCTATTGTTGAAGACTATAGATTTTTGTTGAATATTAATAACTAATAAGGTCTCTATTAAATACATCTGAAAAGAGGCGAATCAATGTGCCGTGTTTCCAACAAAGGGCACAAACATGCATGATAAAGAACTAATAAGGGGAAATACGCTAAGGATATAGAGTTTCTTTTCCTGATGAATTTAAAGcaccattattttttaaagaatgtAATGTTTTTAAACCCTCTCcaatgtaaaaataataataataataataataataataataataataataataataataataataataataataataataataataataaagcaCTCCAAAGTTTGAAGGATTTTacaaatataaaaatgaaataactTATATAACTTTGATTggctttatatatataaaactctAAAAGTGCTCAACCCCATTTAGGGTGCAGAAAGAAAATCGATAAAACCCCACCAAATCAATAATATGAGTCAAATTGAGAAAAACTCGATTAATGATTTAATTTGTTATTTAAAAATTCGATTATATATTGGTtaggtttgatttgattttaatccGATCATACACTGATACACATGTACGTGTATTGGATGccataaatcataaaataattcaTTCACAAAGTGTTTTcattcataccaaacacaccctaaaaggagaaaaagaagaagaaaattgatTTTAATTTGGAAGTACTTATTTTTTTCGCATTAGAAGCAATGGATAATATGAATATCTATATTATCCGTTGATTTACCAATTTTTTATCCATATTAAATATGAACGGATCGAATATTTTATCTCTTTTCACCTGACTCATTTAACCGGCTCATATTCCACTCAATCCGCCCATTTACTACTCCTTCTATTACTAATTAAATTGGTAACTTGATAATAAAAGAAGTATTAGTGAATTGTCCATCCAGTAGATAGTTTggcaaaaaaaattgttaatcGGTTAAATTACACAAGTAATTTTAAAAGGGCTACATACGTTTAGAGAGAGTATTATGTATgtttgtatgtatgtatatttgcACAAGGAGCAATCAGGTTGACTAAAATTGGTCTTGTAGAAAAGGGTGGAGGGAGAGTGTCACTTATGAATTCGATCGAGTTCAGTAGATATTGTTTAAACTGAAAGAAAAGAAGTTAAAGAAAGTTACTATGAAAAGTAAAAAAGGGAAGAAACAGTAAATGTTAGGCAGCAATTTTTTGACTAATTGTTGCCAGCCCTTTTTGACTAATTGTTGCCAACTTCTCCTTACGCGTTTTCATTACTCCTTCAGCTTACGCGGTTTCTTCttcttataaatagagggcattctgccctcatttaaatcatcctaaaatcccagaaagagagagtaagaatacaaagagagttatacaccaagataaatattgtagtcttgagtgtcctctttagtagttgttccttttacaagagagaagtgttaattgttgttttctccttgtatttgagagctttgtactccatattaaaaatagtgagatccttctaccccgtggtttttcccttctatctgttagaggggtttccacgtaaaattctcgtgtccaatttattttcatatttattgtcatatcaaactttagttgtgatgcttcctcaccccaacagtggtatcagagccctcggttattctgtctgttttatgcgaaggtactattcgtaaatagtaaatttttgtGAATAATAAAATTCAgtgaatagtactatttacgtgaatagtaaatttcggtgacggtacagtttgtcacgattgttcgcaaaaaaattcagaaacgatctagaagggtgtgaagcaaataacaatgtcaagtacaacaaagtttgacgttgagaaattcaatgggactaacttctcattgtggaaaatgaaaataaaagcgatattgagaaaggaTAATTGCTtggctgcaattgaaggcaggcccacagatTTTACTAATGACAACAAGTGGAATGATATAGACAGCAACGCaattgctgatctacacttggcactagctgatcaagtgttatCTAGTGTGGCAgaaaagcggacggcgaaggaaatatgggatactcttacagggttgtatgaggccaagtctttgcataataaaatcttcttaaaaagaagattgtatactcttcgaatggcagagtccatgtcagttactgaacacatcaatactttgaatactctgttttcaTAACTTACAACAACGAGTTGCAAAATAGAGAGAACTGAATGTgtggagcttctacttcaaagtctgcctgactcgtatgatcaactcatcatcaacctgacgaacaatacagacattctagttttcgatgaaattgcagccgttatcttggaagaagaaaatcgacgcaaaaataaggaagacagacaagcaagttcgcagcaagctgaagctttgatgatggtgagaggaagaccaacggaacgtggccccagtgggagtcacaatcatggcagatctcaatcaagaagtaagaagaatattaagtgttacaactgtggcaagaaagggcacttcaagaaagattgtcggttcaaaaagaagagtgaacaccctgagccatcaaatgctcaagggaatgttgcatgtacctcggatgatggcaaTATTTTATgcagtgaggcaatatcaaataatgaagacAGAAAACGtttcgctgatgtctggatcatggacacaggagcaacatggcacatgacttctcggagagaatggttccatcaatataatcctatatGAGGAGGGTCTATGTTCATGGGAAATGAttatgctttggatgttattggtattgggtccatcaaaataaaaatgtatgatggcacggtacgcaccatccaggaggtacgacatgtaaaagacttgaagaaaaatctattgtctttaggacaactagatgataatgtaTGTTCATacaagactcatggtggagtcatgagaatatccaaaagagcgtttgtagtgatgaaagcaaaaaaacttgctgcaaacctatatgtgcttaaaggtgaaacacaccaagaaggagaagcatcaaccgcgtcagtaagttcatttgaagaatcaatgatgatatgacatcgtaaacttggccatatgtcggaatgaggtttgaagattcttgctgagcaaaagcttcttccggggctcaaaaaggtttcactacccttttgtgagcactGTATTACCAGCAAGCAAAATAGActaaagtttagcagttcctctgctaaaagcaaggaaatttTAGATCTAGTCCACTCTGATAtttggcaagcaccggtggagtccctaggaggagcgaaatattttgtgtcattcatcgataattactccaggagaagttgggtgtatccaatcaagagaaagggagatgtttttccagttttcaaagaattcaaagcgcgggtggaacttgaatctgagaaaaaaatcaagtgtttgaggacagataatgaagaagaatacactggtgatgaatttaataacttctgtaaataagaaggtattaaacgacagttcacggtggcatatactccacaacaaaatggagtagcagagcggatgaacagaaccttgttggaatggacaagagctatgttggcaactgcaggttTGGAAAAACTAttttgggcagaagcagtcaaaaccacctgttatgtgatcaatcggtcaccatcaaccgtaattgatctgaaaatgcaattggagatgtggacaggaaaaccagctgattattctcgcttacatatattcgagagtcctgcttatgttatgtacaacacccaagaaaaatggAAGTTGAATCTAAAAtctagggaatgcattttcttagggtatgctgatggagtcaaggggtatcgcttgtgggatcccacagcctgcaaggtggtaatcagcagggatgttgtattcgttgaaaataagatacaagcaaaagaaggtagcaattcaaaagaaaaatcagagactactacagttgaagttgaagaaatagaagaagttcaaGTTTCTTCTAAAGAAGCACCAGAGCacaaagaacaagagcaagctgagatcgaaactccagaagttcgacggtcaactagggaaagaagagaaccagcttggtactcagattattctatggagagtaatattgcatactgtctattaacagaagatggaaagccttcaactttttaagaagctatgaaaggccaagaatcatttctgtgggtggcagcaatgcaagaagaaattgaagctcttcataaaaataaaacatgggatcttgttcaattaccacaaggaagaaaggccattggaaacaaatgggtctacaagatcaaacgcaatggtaatgatcaagtggagaagtatcgtgcaagattggtggtgaaaggattcactcagaaagaaggtatagactttaatgagatattttctccgatggttcgactcacaacaatt
It contains:
- the LOC129896033 gene encoding transcription factor bHLH63-like, encoding MSILERQRVMFERLYQCQQQQISNSLPNQNLVQFNSLISEHTMEFSQFQNFPIKIDTQMDFGREKRNWTNKKRKSEFNEHDDECKGKKHEGEAGEVKSKMIVKREKGKNSKENLEVKQTDFIHVRARRGQATDSHSLAERARREKISKKMKCLQDLVPGCNKVIGKAGMLDEIINYVQSLQKQVEFLSIKLATSNLNTDNFFAKELFPNPSCLQNNLVQQQEEGNSIGVTQMLPQRRENCLMSFPEAFLDSSNVLALQQLPNFETDLQCHFGVRFP